One Bdellovibrio bacteriovorus str. Tiberius DNA segment encodes these proteins:
- a CDS encoding TolC family protein, producing the protein MKKQNALILLLTLSSAQALAANVYTFADCLELVKKNNAELVAAEQSMDSAKYNLNASYSNYLPQITANAGYQKSETNQVESEGYTATLNATQNVFNGFGDMAKVSENEGKVKVAEASLRTVKAKISYDLKSAFANVIYAQESLKLTRSIQKRRADNLNMVELRFQSGRENKGSVLLSKAYLKQAQLDVLKAENFFNTSRSSLIRVTGLAPDAEFEVQGKAPESTPSSVTPAFTKLAEQTPERLQAQGQIQSAEAGLSSARSEFLPSLDLSGSVGNTGDSWYPEQDRWSVGATLSWSLFSGGKDYFTNKSAFAQKLVAENTWKNSQLEIIVKLRQTFAEFTEAVEQVKVSDAFVEAGSVRAEIGRSKYNNGLTTFDDWDKIENDLISYQKDQTLKRRDRVVAEANWEKTQGVGVLP; encoded by the coding sequence ATGAAAAAACAAAACGCTTTAATTTTACTTCTGACACTGTCGTCCGCCCAGGCTTTGGCGGCCAATGTCTATACGTTCGCTGACTGCCTGGAGCTGGTGAAGAAAAATAATGCAGAGCTGGTCGCGGCCGAGCAGAGTATGGATTCTGCCAAATACAATCTGAATGCCTCTTACAGCAACTATCTGCCGCAGATCACAGCCAATGCCGGTTATCAGAAAAGTGAAACCAATCAGGTGGAAAGTGAAGGCTATACGGCCACACTCAATGCCACCCAGAATGTCTTTAACGGCTTTGGGGATATGGCCAAAGTTTCCGAAAACGAAGGCAAAGTGAAAGTGGCGGAAGCCAGCCTGCGCACGGTGAAAGCCAAAATCAGCTATGATCTGAAGTCCGCATTTGCCAATGTGATCTATGCGCAGGAATCCTTGAAGCTGACCAGAAGCATTCAAAAGCGCCGTGCTGACAATCTGAATATGGTGGAACTGCGCTTTCAAAGTGGCCGTGAAAACAAGGGCTCGGTGCTGCTTTCCAAAGCCTATCTGAAGCAGGCCCAACTGGATGTGTTGAAGGCGGAAAATTTCTTTAATACCTCCCGCAGTTCGCTGATTCGTGTAACGGGCCTTGCGCCTGATGCCGAATTTGAGGTTCAGGGGAAGGCGCCTGAAAGCACTCCGTCGTCCGTGACTCCGGCTTTTACAAAACTGGCTGAACAGACACCGGAACGCCTGCAGGCACAAGGGCAGATTCAAAGTGCCGAAGCCGGGTTGAGCAGTGCACGTTCTGAGTTCCTGCCTTCCCTGGATTTAAGCGGCTCTGTGGGTAATACAGGGGATAGCTGGTATCCGGAACAGGATCGCTGGAGTGTCGGCGCGACCCTGTCCTGGTCTCTGTTTTCGGGCGGAAAAGATTATTTCACCAATAAAAGCGCCTTTGCGCAAAAGCTGGTGGCTGAAAACACCTGGAAGAATTCGCAATTGGAAATCATCGTGAAGCTTCGCCAGACGTTTGCTGAATTCACCGAAGCGGTGGAACAGGTGAAAGTCAGTGATGCCTTCGTCGAAGCGGGCAGTGTGCGCGCTGAAATCGGGCGCAGCAAATACAACAACGGTCTAACGACCTTTGATGACTGGGACAAAATTGAAAATGATCTGATTTCTTATCAAAAGGATCAGACATTGAAACGCCGTGACCGTGTCGTTGCGGAAGCCAACTGGGAAAAAACACAAGGTGTGGGAGTTCTGCCATGA
- a CDS encoding efflux RND transporter periplasmic adaptor subunit, whose product MKSSTKKMSWVLAGLVVVGAAGFYFWKKDNGNAPTFREISVAAGDLDVTILSTGTVQPKNRLEIKAPVAGRIEQILAKEGQQIRKGQILAWMSSTERAAMLDAARAQGAEEYKKWSELYLATPVIAPIAGTLILKNVEPGQTFTNTDAIFVMSDRLTVKAQVDETDIAQIKLKEKATIVLDAYPQSPLPATVDQIAFDATTVNNVTTYLVDVIPDSTPDFMRSGMTANVTFTIASKKGILLVPSEALRVSQGRTEVLVKVPGSKPALREVRTGITDGRNTEVVEGLVEGEVVLVTQFKLGEKSSSGSNPFGPPSGPRRGRQ is encoded by the coding sequence ATGAAATCATCAACCAAAAAAATGAGCTGGGTGCTGGCAGGTCTTGTCGTTGTCGGTGCGGCAGGGTTTTACTTCTGGAAAAAAGACAATGGCAATGCACCCACCTTCCGCGAGATTTCCGTTGCAGCAGGTGATCTGGATGTGACGATTCTTTCCACAGGCACGGTGCAACCGAAAAACCGCTTGGAAATCAAAGCCCCGGTGGCTGGCCGTATTGAACAGATTCTGGCTAAAGAAGGCCAGCAGATCCGCAAAGGTCAGATTCTGGCCTGGATGAGTTCCACCGAACGAGCCGCCATGCTGGATGCCGCGCGCGCACAAGGGGCAGAGGAATACAAGAAATGGTCCGAGCTTTATCTGGCGACCCCGGTGATTGCGCCGATTGCCGGTACTTTGATTCTGAAAAATGTTGAACCGGGACAGACCTTCACGAACACCGACGCCATTTTTGTGATGTCCGACCGTCTGACCGTGAAAGCGCAGGTGGATGAAACCGACATTGCGCAAATCAAACTGAAAGAAAAGGCCACTATCGTATTGGATGCCTATCCGCAAAGCCCATTGCCAGCGACGGTGGATCAGATTGCTTTTGATGCGACTACGGTGAATAACGTCACCACCTATTTGGTGGATGTGATACCTGATAGTACTCCGGACTTCATGCGAAGTGGGATGACGGCGAACGTAACCTTCACGATCGCATCCAAGAAAGGCATTTTGCTGGTGCCAAGCGAAGCTTTGCGTGTCAGTCAGGGGCGCACGGAAGTTCTGGTGAAAGTGCCAGGCTCTAAGCCGGCCCTGCGCGAAGTGCGCACCGGCATCACCGACGGCCGCAACACCGAAGTGGTGGAAGGCTTGGTTGAAGGCGAAGTGGTTCTGGTGACGCAGTTCAAGCTGGGTGAAAAATCTTCGTCAGGTTCCAATCCATTTGGTCCTCCGTCAGGTCCGCGCCGGGGTCGTCAATGA
- a CDS encoding MacB family efflux pump subunit: MIDIKGIRKSYQMGDTKVDVLKGISLKIERGDFVAIMGPSGSGKSTLMHILGLLDVPSEGSYNLNGREVADLSEDELAIVRREEIGFIFQQFNLLPRMEAWQNVSLPLIYSEDGFSYDKAHTLLDKVGLAERIHHKSNELSGGQQQRIAIARSLINNPRIIFADEPTGNLDSKSEKEIMQILHKLNEQGITVIVVTHEEEIGQQAKRLIRLRDGVIQSDERLQALPAAPTTALEKRQEQPAKWPVREMIEHLHQGFQTLAANKVRSGLSMLGILIGVAAVVGMLALGTGARQSIEKQLSSLGSNLLVLRAGNVRVGGVMQESGVRIRISLDDVSTIKNQISGIKDVSPSSSGRGQITYLNKNWNTQVMGVAPAYEQMRASTPIFGRFFSEEENQRRTLVAVIGTTVARELFGDKSPIGEMIKINKVNFRVIGVLPEKGAAGPQDQDDRILVPVVTAMYRLFGKNYVDSVDIEVRDAADIPDVQDSLQELMNKRHRVPVSSQGDAFNVFNMADIQQALNSTNQTMSMLLASIAAISLVVGGIGIMNIMLVSVTERTKEIGLRKAIGARRRDILLQFLAESIVVSVCGGLLGIALGVGFSLLISKVLGWSTVVSAGSVILSFGFSALIGIVFGSYPASKASKLHPIEALRYE, encoded by the coding sequence ATGATTGATATCAAAGGCATACGCAAATCCTATCAGATGGGCGACACGAAAGTGGACGTTCTTAAGGGCATCAGTCTGAAAATTGAGCGCGGGGATTTCGTGGCTATCATGGGACCTTCTGGATCAGGGAAATCTACCTTGATGCACATTCTGGGGTTGTTGGATGTTCCCAGTGAAGGCAGTTACAACCTGAACGGCCGTGAAGTCGCAGACCTCAGCGAAGATGAACTGGCCATTGTTCGGCGAGAGGAAATCGGTTTTATCTTTCAGCAGTTCAATCTGCTTCCGCGCATGGAAGCCTGGCAAAACGTGTCCCTGCCGCTGATTTACAGCGAGGATGGGTTTAGCTATGACAAGGCTCACACGCTTTTGGACAAGGTTGGTTTGGCCGAAAGAATTCATCACAAATCCAACGAATTGTCCGGGGGACAGCAGCAGCGTATCGCGATTGCCCGGTCCCTGATTAACAATCCCCGTATTATCTTCGCCGATGAACCAACGGGAAATCTGGATTCAAAAAGCGAAAAAGAAATCATGCAGATTCTGCACAAGCTGAATGAACAGGGGATCACAGTTATTGTTGTGACCCACGAAGAAGAAATCGGTCAGCAGGCCAAGCGTTTGATCCGACTGCGTGATGGTGTGATTCAGTCCGACGAGCGCCTTCAGGCATTGCCAGCAGCGCCAACCACCGCGCTGGAAAAACGTCAGGAACAACCGGCAAAATGGCCGGTGCGGGAAATGATTGAGCATCTTCATCAGGGCTTCCAGACGCTGGCGGCAAATAAAGTTCGTTCTGGGCTTTCCATGCTGGGGATCTTGATTGGTGTCGCGGCGGTTGTGGGAATGCTGGCGCTGGGAACGGGGGCCCGTCAAAGCATTGAAAAACAACTGTCGTCTTTGGGTTCGAATCTTCTGGTTCTGCGCGCAGGCAATGTGCGTGTGGGCGGGGTGATGCAGGAATCCGGTGTGCGCATTCGGATTTCTTTGGATGATGTCAGCACTATTAAGAATCAAATCAGCGGAATTAAAGATGTGTCGCCGTCGTCTTCGGGACGCGGGCAGATCACTTATCTGAATAAAAACTGGAACACGCAAGTCATGGGTGTGGCTCCGGCGTATGAACAAATGCGCGCGAGCACTCCGATCTTTGGCCGCTTTTTTTCCGAGGAAGAAAATCAGCGCCGCACACTGGTGGCAGTCATCGGAACCACGGTGGCGCGCGAGCTTTTCGGAGATAAATCCCCGATTGGCGAGATGATTAAAATCAACAAAGTGAACTTCCGCGTGATCGGTGTTCTGCCTGAAAAGGGTGCTGCGGGTCCGCAGGATCAGGATGACCGGATTCTGGTTCCGGTGGTGACGGCGATGTATCGTCTGTTCGGGAAAAACTATGTGGATTCAGTGGATATCGAAGTTCGCGACGCTGCGGATATTCCTGATGTGCAGGATTCACTGCAGGAGCTGATGAACAAACGTCATCGCGTGCCAGTGTCGTCACAAGGTGATGCATTTAATGTTTTCAATATGGCCGACATTCAGCAGGCGCTGAATTCAACCAATCAGACTATGTCGATGCTGCTGGCTTCGATCGCGGCAATTTCATTGGTGGTGGGTGGTATCGGGATCATGAACATTATGCTGGTGTCGGTGACCGAACGAACCAAAGAAATCGGTTTGCGCAAAGCCATCGGTGCGCGCCGCCGGGATATTCTTTTGCAGTTCCTGGCCGAATCCATCGTGGTCAGTGTGTGCGGGGGACTTTTGGGTATTGCTCTGGGGGTTGGGTTCTCGCTGTTGATTTCCAAGGTTTTGGGTTGGTCGACGGTGGTTTCTGCGGGCTCCGTGATACTTTCTTTTGGATTTTCTGCCCTGATTGGGATCGTTTTCGGCAGTTATCCGGCCAGCAAGGCGTCAAAACTGCATCCCATTGAAGCGCTTCGCTACGAATAA
- a CDS encoding HU family DNA-binding protein, which yields MTKADLINLISEKAGITRVKAETVVNTIFDSMVEALMRDDRIEIRGFGSFVNRQYGAYKGRNPRTGEIINVDEKKLPFFKVGKELKEDINGGPEEKG from the coding sequence ATGACAAAAGCAGATTTGATAAATTTGATTTCTGAAAAAGCGGGCATCACCCGTGTAAAAGCAGAAACTGTAGTAAACACTATTTTCGATTCTATGGTGGAAGCTTTGATGCGCGATGACCGTATTGAAATCCGTGGTTTCGGTTCATTTGTGAACCGTCAGTACGGTGCCTACAAAGGTCGTAATCCACGCACTGGTGAAATCATCAACGTCGATGAAAAGAAACTTCCGTTCTTCAAAGTTGGTAAAGAACTGAAAGAAGACATCAACGGCGGCCCGGAAGAAAAGGGCTAA
- a CDS encoding glycosyltransferase family 4 protein — MAKKSRLPETLNICLTSQRFPILSRATDHGFLWPIARGLAREGHKVTVLAASSALKKPEVTRDGVKVFYLHEGAKNLSHLSFQMAVRQKFAQLHKEDPFHIVHSIDKSGYRIATRKDDFKVAVAYDVEATQMSQLFAILAMKQDTLGSMLTTAVATAYKFLTTYYGGDRQLLSTADGIFVTNPQQRIILERYYLYPDFHTYTVPYGIELGDLTPKEKSLELRKKLGIPENAHVAVSITDMTDVQEVIPLLRAFEKVAIKKPGSYLLLVGNGPKYKDIEFQVLNLALGNRVILTGAIPAGELEDYIVLGDAFVNMGSRTTGFEPSTLEAMAQKKVVLGSEVSPIANIIEDGRDGFLLRPADVDSMSNLLVEIFSGTMPADEIGDRARQKVVDLFDTAKMVQSVLDAYRKILLNTGLYKKH, encoded by the coding sequence ATGGCCAAAAAGTCCCGACTGCCGGAAACACTCAATATCTGTCTGACGTCCCAACGTTTTCCGATTCTCAGTCGTGCCACCGATCATGGTTTCTTATGGCCTATCGCTCGTGGTCTGGCCCGCGAGGGACACAAAGTCACAGTTCTTGCCGCCAGTTCCGCACTGAAAAAACCGGAAGTCACCCGTGATGGCGTGAAAGTGTTTTATCTTCACGAGGGCGCAAAAAATCTTTCTCATTTAAGTTTTCAAATGGCAGTTCGTCAGAAGTTTGCGCAACTGCACAAGGAAGATCCGTTTCATATCGTTCACAGCATTGATAAATCCGGCTATCGCATTGCCACCCGCAAAGATGACTTCAAAGTGGCGGTGGCTTACGATGTTGAAGCGACTCAGATGTCCCAGCTTTTTGCCATTTTGGCGATGAAACAAGACACTTTGGGAAGCATGCTGACCACGGCGGTCGCAACAGCTTATAAATTTCTGACCACTTATTATGGTGGTGACCGTCAGTTGCTTTCCACTGCCGATGGCATCTTTGTCACCAATCCCCAACAGCGCATTATTCTGGAAAGATATTATCTGTATCCGGATTTCCACACCTACACGGTGCCTTATGGGATTGAACTTGGAGATCTGACACCAAAGGAAAAGTCCCTGGAATTGCGTAAGAAACTGGGAATTCCTGAAAATGCCCACGTCGCCGTTTCGATCACCGACATGACCGACGTGCAGGAAGTGATTCCTTTGTTGCGGGCCTTTGAAAAAGTCGCCATCAAAAAACCAGGCAGTTATCTGTTGTTGGTCGGCAATGGTCCGAAATACAAAGACATTGAATTCCAGGTTTTGAACCTGGCTTTGGGCAACCGGGTGATTCTGACCGGAGCGATTCCGGCCGGAGAACTGGAAGATTATATCGTTTTGGGCGATGCCTTTGTGAATATGGGCTCCAGAACCACGGGTTTTGAACCCTCCACCCTGGAAGCAATGGCTCAAAAAAAGGTGGTTTTGGGTTCAGAAGTGTCCCCAATCGCCAATATTATCGAGGATGGACGGGACGGATTCCTGCTTCGCCCGGCGGATGTGGACTCCATGTCGAACCTATTGGTCGAGATCTTCTCGGGCACCATGCCGGCCGATGAAATCGGCGATCGGGCCCGTCAGAAGGTCGTTGACCTGTTCGATACGGCCAAAATGGTCCAGTCAGTGCTTGATGCTTACCGTAAAATCCTGCTCAACACGGGTCTGTATAAGAAGCATTGA
- the mutT gene encoding 8-oxo-dGTP diphosphatase MutT, producing MTDDSAVESKQKKSKIRKGHWIPVVAGFLRKDGKILVGQRPENNSLAGQWEFPGGKIENGETPEEALARELNEELGIEAEVGELKLACTHSYGDVGILILFYEILYWKGEPRAKHHMMLEWIHPEELKHRNIPEANRKILHKIYKALGLEWRK from the coding sequence ATGACGGACGATAGCGCAGTTGAATCAAAGCAAAAAAAATCTAAAATCCGCAAGGGCCATTGGATCCCGGTGGTGGCTGGATTTCTGCGTAAAGACGGCAAGATCCTGGTGGGCCAGCGTCCCGAAAACAACTCTTTGGCCGGCCAATGGGAATTCCCGGGCGGCAAGATTGAAAATGGCGAAACCCCTGAAGAAGCTTTGGCCCGCGAACTGAATGAAGAGCTCGGTATTGAGGCTGAAGTCGGTGAATTGAAGCTGGCCTGCACCCATTCCTACGGAGATGTAGGGATTCTCATATTGTTTTATGAAATCCTGTATTGGAAGGGCGAGCCTCGGGCCAAGCATCACATGATGCTGGAATGGATCCATCCGGAAGAGCTAAAACACCGCAATATCCCCGAAGCCAACCGCAAAATCCTTCACAAGATCTATAAAGCGTTGGGACTGGAATGGCGAAAATAA
- a CDS encoding quinone-dependent dihydroorotate dehydrogenase, protein MRPWLLLPPQWAHDLSSLGLPFYSLIHGRKTPHWNSFTWRDLHFANPMGIAGGVDKNAEHLKEWWALGCGFVEVGTITPRAQTPNPGKIMDRDLELQAMWNKMGFPSDGGDEVFHNLTSYAPNYRTPIFVNIGKNRHTPNIDAVADYLTLVDQFRPFADAFVVNISSPNTAGLRDLQKKENLRALIGPIVDRVSHFEPTPVLVKLSPDMGEEGLAEAVSNCQELGVDGFVLTNTTLSRPTGCHFPAEGGLSGAPLKQLSQRALQVAVQTLGKKREGLLLVSVGGIMSPEDVFERLQMGADLVQIYSALVFHGPGFFHDVARRYNDGR, encoded by the coding sequence ATGCGTCCTTGGTTGCTTTTACCACCCCAGTGGGCTCACGATCTGAGCTCTCTGGGGCTTCCATTCTACTCTCTGATTCACGGACGAAAAACTCCGCACTGGAACAGCTTTACCTGGCGTGATCTGCACTTCGCCAATCCCATGGGTATTGCCGGCGGTGTTGATAAAAATGCGGAACATCTGAAAGAATGGTGGGCGTTGGGCTGCGGCTTTGTTGAAGTTGGCACCATCACTCCCCGCGCACAAACTCCGAATCCTGGAAAAATCATGGACCGTGACCTGGAACTTCAGGCCATGTGGAACAAGATGGGTTTTCCTTCTGATGGCGGCGATGAAGTCTTTCACAACCTGACGTCCTATGCGCCGAACTACCGCACCCCGATTTTTGTAAACATCGGAAAGAACCGTCACACTCCGAATATTGATGCCGTGGCGGACTATCTGACTTTGGTGGACCAGTTCCGCCCGTTTGCAGATGCCTTTGTTGTGAATATCTCAAGCCCCAATACAGCGGGTCTGCGAGATCTTCAGAAAAAAGAGAATCTGCGCGCCCTGATTGGTCCTATCGTGGACCGCGTTTCTCACTTCGAGCCCACACCGGTCCTGGTGAAACTTTCCCCAGACATGGGGGAAGAAGGCCTGGCTGAAGCCGTGTCCAACTGCCAGGAATTGGGCGTGGACGGTTTTGTTTTGACGAACACCACATTGTCCCGTCCCACCGGATGCCATTTCCCAGCTGAAGGAGGCCTTTCGGGGGCTCCTTTAAAACAACTTTCGCAGCGCGCCCTTCAGGTTGCTGTTCAAACTTTGGGCAAAAAACGCGAAGGCCTGCTTTTAGTCAGTGTTGGGGGCATTATGAGCCCAGAAGATGTCTTTGAAAGATTGCAAATGGGCGCCGATCTTGTTCAAATTTATTCTGCACTTGTGTTTCATGGACCAGGTTTCTTCCATGACGTTGCTAGAAGGTATAATGACGGACGATAG
- a CDS encoding Glu/Leu/Phe/Val family dehydrogenase, translating to MEHKIEPLYDGPLFRNAIQTLDEAAKIINCDPNILERLKRPRRCITVSVPVRMDDHSVKVFTGYRVQYSPTLGPYKGGIRYHQNVDLSEVVGLAALMTFKNSVLGLPLGGAKGGITVDPTKLSRTEKQNLTRRYASEIGPFVGPTKDIPAPDVGTDPQTMAWFMDTYSQEQGGFAQPGVVTGKPVEIGGSLGRNHATGLGVVYVAEKAFEVCNMSMKGASIAIQGFGNVGSFAAKFAHERGARIVAVSDVSGGIFNGDGLDINEVNEYVKAHKFLKGYPKAQPISNEELLEVKCDALFPCALENQIDTHNAEKIQAKIIVEGANGPITNAGTKILHKRGVFIAPDVIANGGGVIVSYFEWVQDTMSYFWDEEEVNGRLKGIITKAFDKGYSLAKEKNIDMRSAAMAVSVQRLERAMLLRGLYPR from the coding sequence ATGGAACACAAGATAGAGCCTCTCTATGACGGGCCTCTTTTCAGAAACGCCATTCAAACTCTTGATGAAGCTGCCAAAATTATCAACTGCGATCCCAACATCCTTGAGCGTCTAAAAAGACCTCGTCGTTGCATCACAGTTTCTGTTCCGGTTCGTATGGACGACCACAGTGTGAAAGTATTCACGGGCTACCGTGTTCAGTACTCTCCAACTTTGGGCCCTTACAAAGGCGGCATCCGTTATCACCAAAACGTGGACCTTTCCGAAGTTGTCGGCCTTGCGGCTTTGATGACCTTCAAAAACTCTGTTTTGGGTCTTCCTTTGGGCGGCGCAAAAGGCGGTATCACTGTTGATCCGACCAAACTTTCCCGCACTGAAAAACAAAACCTGACTCGTCGTTATGCTTCTGAAATCGGTCCATTCGTTGGCCCGACAAAAGACATTCCAGCTCCGGATGTGGGCACAGATCCACAGACGATGGCTTGGTTCATGGACACTTACTCTCAGGAACAAGGTGGCTTCGCTCAACCGGGCGTGGTGACTGGCAAGCCGGTGGAAATCGGTGGTTCTTTGGGCCGTAACCATGCGACCGGTTTGGGTGTTGTTTATGTTGCAGAAAAAGCTTTCGAAGTTTGCAACATGAGCATGAAAGGCGCTTCTATCGCGATCCAGGGCTTCGGTAACGTAGGCTCCTTCGCGGCGAAATTTGCGCATGAGCGCGGTGCTCGCATCGTGGCTGTCAGCGACGTTTCCGGTGGTATCTTCAACGGCGACGGTCTGGATATCAACGAAGTGAACGAATACGTGAAAGCGCACAAGTTCCTGAAGGGCTATCCAAAAGCTCAGCCGATCAGCAATGAAGAACTGCTTGAAGTGAAATGTGATGCTTTGTTCCCGTGCGCTCTGGAAAACCAGATCGACACGCACAATGCTGAAAAAATCCAGGCAAAAATCATCGTGGAAGGCGCCAACGGTCCTATCACCAATGCCGGGACCAAGATCCTTCACAAGCGCGGTGTCTTCATCGCTCCGGACGTTATCGCCAACGGCGGTGGTGTGATCGTTTCCTACTTTGAGTGGGTTCAAGACACCATGTCTTACTTCTGGGACGAAGAAGAAGTGAATGGTCGCCTGAAAGGCATCATCACCAAAGCCTTCGACAAAGGTTATTCTTTGGCGAAAGAAAAGAACATTGATATGAGATCTGCTGCGATGGCGGTTTCTGTTCAACGTCTTGAGCGCGCGATGCTGCTCAGAGGCTTGTACCCTCGCTAA
- a CDS encoding alpha-ketoglutarate-dependent dioxygenase AlkB, with the protein MFKPKGRFPSKPAPRSASTGPKKGGNDGGEKSLPYGLIYKQNYISAREKAEIMAYLKTLYPIWEMRYSKNNPPPENQKQRPLLRPVYWLGNWQFACLNYYHPPKGIYNRCVTAEGYPPILEYLIQKIEALVHDTYAPRDIPRGWHLNTCLINYYGDQIGEDGKKNDCARVGEHKDFEPGPVASISFGERAFFQFVSSQGTESKSNAVFQQWLEDCSLQIFGGDKFKKHLFHRVQRVDRKSGDSFPLNEISNFETRRINFTFRYVPDEHITPFHRLSAEAKEDVQGYMEKLAEHSDYFKEELSK; encoded by the coding sequence ATGTTTAAACCCAAAGGCAGATTCCCATCCAAACCCGCCCCGCGTTCCGCGAGCACAGGCCCGAAAAAAGGCGGCAATGACGGCGGCGAAAAGTCCCTGCCCTATGGATTGATCTATAAGCAGAACTATATCTCGGCGAGGGAAAAGGCCGAGATTATGGCCTATCTGAAAACGCTTTATCCGATCTGGGAAATGCGTTATTCCAAAAACAACCCACCGCCGGAAAACCAAAAGCAACGCCCTCTTCTGCGCCCTGTATACTGGCTGGGAAACTGGCAGTTTGCCTGCCTGAACTATTATCATCCTCCAAAAGGCATCTACAACCGCTGTGTCACTGCTGAAGGATATCCACCGATTTTGGAATATCTGATCCAAAAGATCGAAGCCCTGGTCCATGACACCTATGCACCCCGGGATATTCCACGCGGCTGGCATTTGAACACCTGCCTGATCAACTATTACGGCGATCAGATTGGTGAAGACGGTAAAAAAAATGACTGCGCCCGCGTGGGCGAGCACAAGGATTTTGAGCCGGGCCCGGTGGCGTCGATTTCTTTCGGGGAACGTGCTTTCTTCCAGTTTGTTTCAAGCCAGGGCACGGAATCCAAATCCAATGCCGTCTTTCAACAATGGCTGGAAGACTGTTCGCTGCAGATTTTTGGCGGGGATAAATTCAAGAAACATCTTTTCCACCGTGTTCAGCGCGTGGACCGCAAGTCCGGGGATTCATTCCCGTTGAACGAGATTTCAAATTTTGAAACCCGCCGGATCAACTTCACCTTCCGCTATGTGCCGGACGAGCACATCACTCCGTTCCACCGCCTGTCGGCTGAGGCAAAAGAGGATGTGCAGGGCTATATGGAAAAGCTCGCCGAGCATTCGGATTACTTCAAAGAAGAGCTGTCGAAATAA
- the rfaE1 gene encoding D-glycero-beta-D-manno-heptose-7-phosphate kinase has translation MTTPVKASVGPQEKELLLNQIPFLKGKKILIIGDVGLDEYVMGQVRRISPEAPVPVLEVEEEDMRLGLAANVAQNVASLGGEAMLVSVVGDDTGANLLRELFTKSGVSWDYMIVDKARPTTRKTRVMAKHHHLVRVDYELRKYLSAEAEARLIETVEKNVAKADCVVIEDYAKGVISRNVVEKVSAICKKHGKKLMVDPHRNNHGSFYQGVDLIKPNYDEAVVLTGMDFDDLRDNPNKVVDVARALQKLTGAKDVVLTRGKDGMTIVSGDEITEVPTYARKVFDVTGAGDTVIAALSLGLVSGLSLVHSCMLANYAAGVVVGKVGCVPCEIPELKEYIQTAH, from the coding sequence ATGACAACACCCGTAAAGGCCTCCGTGGGTCCTCAGGAAAAAGAACTTCTTCTAAATCAGATTCCTTTCCTAAAAGGCAAAAAAATCCTCATCATCGGCGATGTGGGTCTGGACGAATATGTCATGGGCCAAGTCCGCCGTATCAGCCCCGAAGCACCGGTCCCGGTTCTGGAAGTGGAAGAAGAAGACATGCGCCTGGGGCTTGCTGCCAACGTGGCTCAAAACGTGGCAAGCCTTGGCGGGGAAGCCATGCTGGTTTCTGTTGTGGGTGATGACACTGGTGCGAACCTTCTGCGTGAGCTGTTCACGAAAAGTGGTGTCAGCTGGGACTACATGATCGTCGACAAGGCTCGTCCCACCACACGTAAAACCCGGGTGATGGCCAAACACCATCACTTGGTGCGTGTGGACTATGAACTGCGCAAATATCTTTCTGCTGAAGCCGAAGCCCGCCTGATTGAGACTGTTGAAAAGAATGTGGCTAAAGCAGACTGCGTGGTGATTGAGGATTACGCCAAGGGTGTGATTTCCCGCAACGTGGTTGAAAAGGTTTCTGCGATCTGTAAAAAGCACGGCAAAAAACTGATGGTTGATCCACATCGCAACAACCACGGTTCCTTCTATCAGGGTGTGGACCTGATCAAGCCCAATTACGATGAAGCGGTTGTATTGACGGGCATGGATTTCGATGATCTGCGTGACAACCCGAACAAGGTAGTGGATGTCGCACGCGCCTTGCAAAAACTGACCGGTGCCAAAGATGTCGTTCTGACTCGTGGTAAAGACGGCATGACCATCGTTTCTGGTGATGAGATCACCGAAGTTCCAACCTATGCCCGCAAGGTCTTTGACGTGACGGGTGCGGGTGATACGGTCATTGCGGCTCTTTCCTTGGGGCTGGTTTCGGGCTTGTCTTTGGTTCATTCCTGCATGCTGGCGAACTATGCCGCCGGTGTGGTGGTGGGTAAAGTGGGCTGCGTGCCTTGCGAAATCCCGGAACTGAAGGAATACATCCAAACTGCGCACTAA